The following nucleotide sequence is from Siphonobacter curvatus.
ATACAAGCGTTGTTGACCCGTAGACGTCGGGACGAGTAAGCCCTGCCGTACGTCGCCGCCGAGCCATAAACCCGACTCCCGCGGGGGAACAGCCCGAAACTGACCTTTTCCATCGTCCTGAAGAATAAGCCCAAAACTGGCGTCGCAGGGGCCGTGCTGCACCCGGTACGGCGAAAAGTTACCGGCCAAAAGAATATCCGGTTTGCCATCTTTATTCCAGTCGGCCAGTAACATAGTACTCACGCGGGAGAACTGGGCTTCCACAGGAAAAGGAGTAAAACGAAAGGTGCCGTTTTCGTTAAAGAAAATACCAGAAGACATTTCCCGGGCTTCTACCACTTTCGCCTGGGATAAAGCTGCTTTACTGAATAAATTTTCAACCGTAGCATCGGCGTACTGATGGTACCGGGTGAATTTTTTTCGCAAGGGTACTACCTGATCCAGTAACTCATCGCGGGAGGCGGCCGGGTACGATTTTCCCTGTACGTAATACGTCCAGATCGGGTCAATGATGCCGTCACCATCAATATCCCCGGCCACGACTCGCATGGGCTGTTCGGGGCGGGGTTGGAAAAGCGTATTCCGACCCGCATTTCCGGCCAGAATGTCCAAATCACCGTCACCTTCCAGGTCCGCCAGTTGTAAGGAAGCCCAGCACCCAGTACTCGCCGTGAGGCCCAGCGATTCCGTTTGATTTTGTAAGGTCCCGTTTTTCTGAAGGAGTATACTGACGGGCATCCAGTCCCCGGCCAGAACCAGATCCGGTTGCCGATCGCCATTTACATCACCCCAGGCCGCCGCCTGTACCATGCCGATTTGCCTACAGGCGGGAGCTATGGCGTCCGTTACATCAGTAAAACGAGGTGTACCTCCTTTGGGCGTATCGTTACGTAGCAGATAACTGGACGAGGCGAAAGGGAAGCTCCCAGCTTTACCCCGACCACCCACAAATACGTCGAGGTCGCCGTCGCCATCCATATCCGCTACGGCCAGGGCCATTTTGCTATCCCGCATGATGGGCAGTACCCCCGCCGGGGCCCGGCTGAAATTGCCTTTTCCGTCATTAAGGTAGAGTCGATCCTGGTACTCGGGCGAGGCGGATTCGTACTCATTTCCACCGCTAACGATGTACAAATCCAAGTCTGAATCCTGGTCGGCGTCAAAGAAAATGGCATTTACATCTTCGCTGGCGGCATCGGATCGCCAGGGTTGGGACGTTGCCCGTACGAAACTGCCATTGGCCTGTTGTAACCAAAGCTCTCCGCTTTGATCCACGGCTCCGCCCAGAAAAAGGTCCTCAAGTCCATCGCCGTTCACATCCCCTTTCGTCATCGCCGGACCCAGCCGCGAAAGTTGGTAGGGAATGAGTACTTCAACTTTAAAATCGACAAAGTCATTTTCGCGGTGTTTGTAAGGGAGCAGCGTAGCCGTACGAAGCGGACGGAACCAGGGTTGAGCCCCGGGCTGCGGTTGAGGTAATGCTCTCTCCGTATCCTTTTCGTCAATTACTAGGAGCTGATCGGCTTTCGGATTACGAAGTGTACTGGTTTTGCCGTTGGGCCAATATATGGTCAGTCTGGTTATCTGACTTTCGTCACCCAGACCAAAATGAAGAATCGTTTCAACGGAAGCCTGGTATCCCCGAACGGGCGAAACCATCTGTAACTGCTTGCCGGTCTTAGTTTCCAGAATGACCTTCGCTCCCAGAGCTTGCGTATTGCCGGATTCGCCCTTGAGGCGTACGCGGAGGTAGTGCTTGGGCTGCGTGTTAGTTTGGTTTTGGTACAGAGAAACCGGTTCGTTTTGATGACAGATGACCAAGTCCAGATCGCCATCACCGTCGAAATCGGCGTAAGCACTGGCACCGGATACGGCGGGTGTTGTCAGGCCCCAAGCCTGAGATTGATCGGTAAACGTTAAATCATGGTTATTTCGAAAAATGTAGTTAATCAGTCGATTAGAGGGCATTTGTTTGACCAAATCCAGGGTCTGAAAATTTAGATTGCCACGAGCCGCTTCCTTAAGTTTGGTTTCGGCAACGGTGTACTTCATAAAATCCATATCCGTAAAATCCCGGAGATAACCATTCGAAATGAACAGGTCTTTCCAGCCGTCATTGTCAAAATCAGCCAGTAAGGCTGACCAGCTCCAGTCGGTGGCAGCCACGCCCGAAAGCTGACCGATTTCACTGAATTGCAATTGGCCCCGCGGATCAGTACCCTGGTTCAGTTGCAGCATGTTACGCATTTGCTGACGGACGTAACCGCTGTCAATCAGTAGTTTATAGGTGTCGTATTCGTCGGCTCCTTTCAGCATTTTCTGCCGATGATTGTCCGCCGGTAACATGTCCAGTGTTACAACATCTGGTAGCGTATCGTTATTGAAATCCGCCAGATCGCAGCCCATCGAGAACTTCGATGTATGGGCCATACTGGAACGAATCGTTTCTTTAAAACCCGTATGTTTTCCTGAGGCGTCGTGCTGATTGATGTACAGGCAGTCCTGTTCGGTATAGTCGCTGGTGGTGTACAAATCGGGCCATCCGTCGTTATTCAGGTCACTCACACCCACGCCCAGTCCAAAATTGATGGGATTGTTCAGAATACCTTCGCCCAGCGTTAAGTCGGTAAAACGGCCGTCCTCATTACGAAGCAGTAAATTTCCGAATCGTTTGTCGGGCGTATTACGCAGTTGCCGCGTATTAAGCAGCGGATTGAAGGTATGGTTGGAGTGATTAAGAATGAAGACATCAAGATCGCCGTCGCGGTCGTAATCAAAGAAAGCCGCCTGAGTCGTTTGGGTGCCGGGTAAATCCAGTCCGTATTTTTTAGCCTGCTCGGTGAAATGAGGGACACCATCTTTGAGACCTTCATTGATAAATAGTTCGTTCACCAGTTGCTCCGGCCCAAATTTCCCGGAATGGCAGACGTAAATATCGGGTCGCCCATCGGCGTTGATGTCCACTATACTGACGCCGGTTCCCCAGGTACCATTTCCGGCTACCCCCGCCTGTGCGGTGATGTCGCTAAATTTCCAGTTGCCCCGGTTCAGGTACAATCTATGAGCTACGGTATTGCCGGAGAAAAACAAGTCAGGTAATCCATCACCGTCGAAATCGCCTACGCCTACGCCATTGCCATTGTAGAGGTATTCGTAGCGGAAAATGTGCAGGGAATCCGTTTCCCGGATTTCATTGGTAAAGGTTACGCCAGACTGATTAGCTGGGATTTTCACAAATAATAGTGGAGGCGTACCGTGGAAAGCCAGCCAAAGAGGCAGGGCCATTCCGATCAGAAGGCCCAGCCCTAACTTGGAAGGGTTCATACGATTAGTCAAGGAGGGTTAAAATGAAGCAGTTTTAGGTTTAACGAGCGTATAGAATTTCTGCAGGGTATAAAAACTGGTAACAAAGAATAGAATGCCTGAACGTACCAGAACCATAGCCCCGCATGTTCGATTGAAACCAAAGGATTCACGGTTGGAATCAATCAAACGCAAGGTTTTCGTCGCCGGGCTCGTAGG
It contains:
- a CDS encoding VCBS repeat-containing protein, which codes for MNPSKLGLGLLIGMALPLWLAFHGTPPLLFVKIPANQSGVTFTNEIRETDSLHIFRYEYLYNGNGVGVGDFDGDGLPDLFFSGNTVAHRLYLNRGNWKFSDITAQAGVAGNGTWGTGVSIVDINADGRPDIYVCHSGKFGPEQLVNELFINEGLKDGVPHFTEQAKKYGLDLPGTQTTQAAFFDYDRDGDLDVFILNHSNHTFNPLLNTRQLRNTPDKRFGNLLLRNEDGRFTDLTLGEGILNNPINFGLGVGVSDLNNDGWPDLYTTSDYTEQDCLYINQHDASGKHTGFKETIRSSMAHTSKFSMGCDLADFNNDTLPDVVTLDMLPADNHRQKMLKGADEYDTYKLLIDSGYVRQQMRNMLQLNQGTDPRGQLQFSEIGQLSGVAATDWSWSALLADFDNDGWKDLFISNGYLRDFTDMDFMKYTVAETKLKEAARGNLNFQTLDLVKQMPSNRLINYIFRNNHDLTFTDQSQAWGLTTPAVSGASAYADFDGDGDLDLVICHQNEPVSLYQNQTNTQPKHYLRVRLKGESGNTQALGAKVILETKTGKQLQMVSPVRGYQASVETILHFGLGDESQITRLTIYWPNGKTSTLRNPKADQLLVIDEKDTERALPQPQPGAQPWFRPLRTATLLPYKHRENDFVDFKVEVLIPYQLSRLGPAMTKGDVNGDGLEDLFLGGAVDQSGELWLQQANGSFVRATSQPWRSDAASEDVNAIFFDADQDSDLDLYIVSGGNEYESASPEYQDRLYLNDGKGNFSRAPAGVLPIMRDSKMALAVADMDGDGDLDVFVGGRGKAGSFPFASSSYLLRNDTPKGGTPRFTDVTDAIAPACRQIGMVQAAAWGDVNGDRQPDLVLAGDWMPVSILLQKNGTLQNQTESLGLTASTGCWASLQLADLEGDGDLDILAGNAGRNTLFQPRPEQPMRVVAGDIDGDGIIDPIWTYYVQGKSYPAASRDELLDQVVPLRKKFTRYHQYADATVENLFSKAALSQAKVVEAREMSSGIFFNENGTFRFTPFPVEAQFSRVSTMLLADWNKDGKPDILLAGNFSPYRVQHGPCDASFGLILQDDGKGQFRAVPPRESGLWLGGDVRQGLLVPTSTGQQRLYFTVNDGSLLGYER